The following coding sequences lie in one Cydia strobilella chromosome 16, ilCydStro3.1, whole genome shotgun sequence genomic window:
- the LOC134748293 gene encoding luciferin 4-monooxygenase-like isoform X6, which translates to MAVSIHNNIVYGPEERQIPAHLSYPQFLFDQLKKGGDKVALICGETGNSVSYKDILQQSVNLAVSLQKLGLKKGEVVALCSENRFEFPVAALAAMYCGAVLSTLNVTYSPGEITHILKITKPKIIFTSPITAHNMQDCSEGSSVEKIVLFGDYDVIPGLMFKDLVKEQASVENFELADVSGNDTLAVMCSSGTTGLPKGVMLTHINFLTLSQHMKYYVDTSTESNNIEIKNFLALIPWFHAYGFITTFGVLSFHLEIVFLTRFEDKLFLETIQNYKVNMMTLVPPLAVFLAKHPLVLKYNLKCVNEVWCGAAPLSAEIQNAVSQRLGINFIRQGYGLTEVTMACCVDLSTKRRLGSCGTPAPGMKIKVIDIETGKRKGVGEEGELWIKSPLRMKGYMGDPAASEALLDQEGYVRTGDIGHYDNEGAFYIVDRLKELIKYNGFQVAPAELEALLLQHPGVAEAGVVGAPHESAGELPTAFVVRQPGAAAVTERELQDHVASKVSTAKHLKGGVIFLDDIPKNASGKILRRELKVLLKTHKKSKL; encoded by the exons ATGGCTGTGTCTATACACAATAATATAGTTTACGGGCCGGAGGAACGCCAAATTCCAGCCCACTTGTCGTACCCACAGTTTTTATTTGACCAGTTGAAGAAGGGAGGAGATAAAGTAGCCCTA aTATGTGGAGAGACAGGGAACTCTGTGTCATACAAGGATATCTTGCAACAAAGCGTGAACCTGGCGGTTTCACTGCAGAAACTTGGTCTGAAGAAGGGGGAGGTGGTTGCCCTGTGCAGTGAGAATCGGTTTGAGTTCCCGGTGGCTGCCCTCGCTGCCATGTACTGCGGCGCTGTGCTGAGCACACTTAATGTCACTTATTCTCCAG GTGAAATTACTCACAttctaaaaattacaaaaccaAAGATAATATTTACTTCACCAATCACGGCTCACAACATGCAAGACTGCAGTGAAGGATCCTCTGTGGAAAAAATAGTGCTATTTGGAGATTATGATGTTATCCCGGGCCTTATGTTCAAAGACCTAGTCAAAGAGCAAGCTAGTGTGGAGAACTTTGAGTTGGCGGATGTCAGTGGAAATGACACTCTGGCTGTTATGTGTTCGTCTGGAACCACAGGATTGCCTAAAGGAGTCATGCTTACACATATAAATTTCCTGACCTTGTCACAGCATATGAA atattATGTGGATACATCAACAGAGTCaaacaatattgaaataaagaatttcttAGCTTTAATACCTTGGTTCCACGCCTATGGTTTTATTACAACTTTTGGTGTGTTGTCATTCCATCTTGAAATAGTGTTCCTGACCCGCTTTGAAGATAAGTTGTTTTTGGAAACTATACAAAATTATAAG GTAAACATGATGACGCTAGTGCCGCCACTGGCAGTGTTCCTGGCGAAGCACCCGCTGGTCCTCAAGTACAACTTGAAGTGTGTCAACGAAGTGtggtgcggcgcggcgccgctcTCCGCAGAGATACAAAATGCTGTGTCACAGAG GTTAGGCATAAACTTCATCCGGCAGGGCTACGGTCTGACGGAGGTGACGATGGCGTGCTGCGTCGACCTCTCCACCAAACGCCGGCTGGGCTCCTGCGGGACTCCGGCCCCCGGCATGAAGATTAAG GTCATAGACATCGAAACCGGCAAAAGGAAGGGTGTGGGCGAGGAAGGCGAGCTATGGATCAAGTCGCCCCTCCGCATGAAGGGCTACATGGGCGACCCGGCGGCCAGCGAGGCGCTGCTCGACCAGGAGGGCTACGTGCGCACGGGCGACATCGGCCACTACGACAACGAGGGCGCCTTCTATATCGTCGATAGGCTTAAGGAGCTCATCAAGTACAACGGCTTTCAG GTGGCCCCAGCGGAGCTGGAAGCCCTGTTACTGCAGCACCCGGGCGTGGCTGAAGCCGGCGTGGTGGGCGCACCCCATGAGAGCGCGGGCGAGCTGCCCACCGCTTTCGTTGTGCGCCAGCCCGGCGCCGCCGCGGTCACCGAGCGGGAGCTGCAGGACCACGTGGCCAGCAAG
- the LOC134748293 gene encoding luciferin 4-monooxygenase-like isoform X7 — MAVSIHNNIVYGPEERQIPAHLSYPQFLFDQLKKGGDKVALICGETGNSVSYKDILQQSVNLAVSLQKLGLKKGEVVALCSENRFEFPVAALAAMYCGAVLSTLNVTYSPGEITHILKITKPKIIFTSPITAHNMQDCSEGSSVEKIVLFGDYDVIPGLMFKDLVKEQASVENFELADVSGNDTLAVMCSSGTTGLPKGVMLTHINFLTLSQHMKYYVDTSTESNNIEIKNFLALIPWFHAYGFITTFGVLSFHLEIVFLTRFEDKLFLETIQNYKVNMMTLVPPLAVFLAKHPLVLKYNLKCVNEVWCGAAPLSAEIQNAVSQRLGINFIRQGYGLTEVTMACCVDLSTKRRLGSCGTPAPGMKIKVIDIETGKRKGVGEEGELWIKSPLRMKGYMGDPAASEALLDQEGYVRTGDIGHYDNEGAFYIVDRLKELIKYNGFQVGTI, encoded by the exons ATGGCTGTGTCTATACACAATAATATAGTTTACGGGCCGGAGGAACGCCAAATTCCAGCCCACTTGTCGTACCCACAGTTTTTATTTGACCAGTTGAAGAAGGGAGGAGATAAAGTAGCCCTA aTATGTGGAGAGACAGGGAACTCTGTGTCATACAAGGATATCTTGCAACAAAGCGTGAACCTGGCGGTTTCACTGCAGAAACTTGGTCTGAAGAAGGGGGAGGTGGTTGCCCTGTGCAGTGAGAATCGGTTTGAGTTCCCGGTGGCTGCCCTCGCTGCCATGTACTGCGGCGCTGTGCTGAGCACACTTAATGTCACTTATTCTCCAG GTGAAATTACTCACAttctaaaaattacaaaaccaAAGATAATATTTACTTCACCAATCACGGCTCACAACATGCAAGACTGCAGTGAAGGATCCTCTGTGGAAAAAATAGTGCTATTTGGAGATTATGATGTTATCCCGGGCCTTATGTTCAAAGACCTAGTCAAAGAGCAAGCTAGTGTGGAGAACTTTGAGTTGGCGGATGTCAGTGGAAATGACACTCTGGCTGTTATGTGTTCGTCTGGAACCACAGGATTGCCTAAAGGAGTCATGCTTACACATATAAATTTCCTGACCTTGTCACAGCATATGAA atattATGTGGATACATCAACAGAGTCaaacaatattgaaataaagaatttcttAGCTTTAATACCTTGGTTCCACGCCTATGGTTTTATTACAACTTTTGGTGTGTTGTCATTCCATCTTGAAATAGTGTTCCTGACCCGCTTTGAAGATAAGTTGTTTTTGGAAACTATACAAAATTATAAG GTAAACATGATGACGCTAGTGCCGCCACTGGCAGTGTTCCTGGCGAAGCACCCGCTGGTCCTCAAGTACAACTTGAAGTGTGTCAACGAAGTGtggtgcggcgcggcgccgctcTCCGCAGAGATACAAAATGCTGTGTCACAGAG GTTAGGCATAAACTTCATCCGGCAGGGCTACGGTCTGACGGAGGTGACGATGGCGTGCTGCGTCGACCTCTCCACCAAACGCCGGCTGGGCTCCTGCGGGACTCCGGCCCCCGGCATGAAGATTAAG GTCATAGACATCGAAACCGGCAAAAGGAAGGGTGTGGGCGAGGAAGGCGAGCTATGGATCAAGTCGCCCCTCCGCATGAAGGGCTACATGGGCGACCCGGCGGCCAGCGAGGCGCTGCTCGACCAGGAGGGCTACGTGCGCACGGGCGACATCGGCCACTACGACAACGAGGGCGCCTTCTATATCGTCGATAGGCTTAAGGAGCTCATCAAGTACAACGGCTTTCAGGTAG GTACAATATAA